In Acidobacteriota bacterium, the DNA window CGGCGTAGACCGCTGCCGCGGGTGCGAGCGCTTGGAGGATCGCAGATTCTGCCATCTTTTCTCACCGTAAACTGTTCCCCGAAAACGCCTTGCGTCGTCCGGGGACCCACATCATAATCGTGACTTGGAAGTCACCCGAATGACGTCGCATCAATCACCTCTGACGTTTCGGTTCAGCCTCGACAAGTTCATCAACGCCCTTGCGTATTTCGCCGCGCACGGCGTGCACGACTTGACCAAGCTGAAGGCCGTGAAGCTTCTCTACCTGGCCGACCGCTACCACTTGTTCCACTACGGCCGCCCAGTCACGGGTGACCGGTACATCGCCATGGAATTGGGACCGGTGCCCGAAGGCGGATTCCAGCTCATCAGCCGACTGATCGAGCCAGCTGAAGTGGACGATGAGCCGCGTGCGAACGCGCTCGAACGGCTCGAAGTACACCGCGCGTTCCGGCGGTATCCGGTACTCAGGGCCAAGGGTAATCCCGATCTCAGTGTGTTCTCAGAATCCGAAGTCGAAGCCCTCGCATCGGTCGTCAAGGAGTTTGGCCAGGCGCG includes these proteins:
- a CDS encoding Panacea domain-containing protein; translation: MEVTRMTSHQSPLTFRFSLDKFINALAYFAAHGVHDLTKLKAVKLLYLADRYHLFHYGRPVTGDRYIAMELGPVPEGGFQLISRLIEPAEVDDEPRANALERLEVHRAFRRYPVLRAKGNPDLSVFSESEVEALASVVKEFGQARARDLVDLTHTHRAYLRADAGRSPGSSTALPYEYFFEDAPDDVKAISGFVSCEQEDRDFADALQRAGRRALRAQTAATR